The Archangium primigenium genomic interval GCAGCAGCACCCGCTGGAGCGAGCCGCCCACCAGCAGCACCGCCAGGAGGAACGCCAGGTGATCCACCCCCTGGAAGATGTGGAACAGCCCCAGCCCCACCCACTCGAGCAGCCCCGAGGCGGCGCGCTCCTCCATCACCACCGTGGGCTGGGCCGCGTCCGCGAAGCGCTGGCCCCGCTCGCCCTCGGCCAGGCTGCCCAGCACGACCTTGTAGGAGGGGGGCAGGAGCGCCAGCAGGGAGAAGCGCTGGCGCAGCACCCCGGGGGGGCAGGTGAAGCGCGCCTCCAGCGCCACGTACGTCTCGCGCACCCGGGCGCTCGTCTCCCCGCGCGCGCAGGGGGTGTCCCCGGCGCTCAGCGGCACGGCGTCCCAGAAGCCCAGGGCCAGGGCGGGCGCGCGCGCGTCGAGGTCCGCCTGGGTGAGCACCCCGTCGCCGTCCGCGTCCGCGGGGAGGAGCAGCGCGAGGGTGTCGGCCGTGAGGGTGATGCGCTCGCGCACCTCGGCGCCCGCCGCCTCCGGGCGCCAGAGCTGCGCGTAGAGGATGTCCGCGTCATGCGCCCGTGCCGGGAGCGCGAGCAGGCCCAGCCACACGAGCGGCGCCACCCTCC includes:
- a CDS encoding HupE/UreJ family protein, with translation MAPLVWLGLLALPARAHDADILYAQLWRPEAAGAEVRERITLTADTLALLLPADADGDGVLTQADLDARAPALALGFWDAVPLSAGDTPCARGETSARVRETYVALEARFTCPPGVLRQRFSLLALLPPSYKVVLGSLAEGERGQRFADAAQPTVVMEERAASGLLEWVGLGLFHIFQGVDHLAFLLAVLLVGGSLQRVLLLVTAFTVAHSLTLGATALGWLRLGEGSGGWVEVAIAASILWVAVENLTGRGLGHRVGLTFLFGLVHGLGFASVLAGYGLGDSVVGALFGFNLGVELGQALVVLGLLPVMRLLRRRPRLYQRTVRVLSLLLAAGGGYWLVERAFALIG